In Nitrosospira briensis C-128, a genomic segment contains:
- a CDS encoding ABC transporter ATP-binding protein → MSIVRLEHVYKEYTLGEQQVQALKDISLSIEDGAFAAIAGPSGSGKSTLLNLIGCIDTPSSGKVFINDQDVSGRTPDELSDLRARTIGFIFQTFNLFPVLSAEENVEYPLLQFKDLRSAERRTRISKYLAIVGLSAFAHHRPNQLSGGQRQRVAIARALATQPKIILADEPTANLDHKTGEGILQLMKEINCNFKTTFIFSTHDLRVMEMADRLIHIDDGQITRPDFNKRKKPDVVIERRCANNSLSARGADQSEKDGTQT, encoded by the coding sequence ATGAGCATCGTACGACTTGAGCACGTTTATAAGGAATATACACTCGGTGAGCAGCAGGTGCAGGCGCTCAAAGACATCTCGCTGAGTATTGAAGATGGCGCCTTTGCCGCCATCGCCGGCCCATCCGGCAGCGGCAAATCCACGTTGCTTAATCTGATCGGGTGCATCGATACCCCATCGAGTGGAAAAGTTTTTATAAACGATCAAGATGTCAGCGGGCGAACGCCGGACGAGCTTTCTGATCTACGAGCTCGAACTATAGGTTTTATTTTCCAGACGTTCAACCTGTTTCCGGTGCTTTCCGCTGAAGAAAACGTGGAATACCCCCTGTTGCAATTCAAAGACCTAAGATCAGCGGAGCGCCGCACCCGGATCTCGAAATACCTTGCCATCGTAGGTCTGTCTGCATTTGCCCACCATCGCCCTAACCAGTTGAGCGGGGGGCAACGCCAGCGGGTTGCAATTGCGCGCGCATTAGCGACGCAACCGAAGATCATACTGGCTGACGAACCGACCGCAAATCTGGATCACAAAACGGGTGAAGGTATCTTGCAATTGATGAAAGAAATCAATTGCAATTTCAAGACCACCTTTATTTTCTCTACCCATGATTTGCGAGTCATGGAGATGGCGGATCGATTGATACATATCGATGATGGGCAGATCACGAGGCCTGATTTCAACAAACGGAAAAAACCGGATGTAGTGATTGAGAGACGTTGTGCAAATAATAGCCTATCCGCTCGGGGTGCCGATCAAAGCGAGAAGGATGGAACGCAGACGTAA
- a CDS encoding fatty acid desaturase translates to MNQPERLPNALLGDKSNLSDKARLEILNLNGAHPLAFLGQAFRAWMVIVVMIAFANYMDSALINLIAIIIIATRFNIFGLLVHEQVHFLGLRGRYGDAIADLIVAYPLLGVTIKNYAKVHLSHHKFYFTNKDPDHLRKAGVDWAFPMSSLHLAKLILSDIVGLSFIKLLRGKRHESTKLFQRPHPSPLWLRYLFYLVIAGLLTYTGTWNIFVMYWVVPLLTVFPLIVRLGAISEHVYNMPGASVIESSPLIIQKWWEKLLLPNLNFTFHAYHHFYPGVAWLNLPRIHDIFKREKLVNESNVFYGYWAYLKYLQSSQQKPVTLAGSSSRGTRGA, encoded by the coding sequence ATGAATCAGCCAGAACGTCTCCCGAACGCCTTGCTGGGCGACAAAAGTAACCTATCTGATAAGGCACGGCTAGAGATACTTAATCTAAACGGCGCTCACCCATTGGCATTCTTAGGACAGGCGTTCCGCGCATGGATGGTAATCGTTGTAATGATTGCTTTCGCCAATTACATGGATAGCGCATTAATAAATCTTATAGCCATAATAATAATAGCGACCCGGTTTAATATTTTTGGCCTGCTCGTCCATGAACAGGTACATTTTCTAGGTTTACGCGGACGGTATGGAGACGCCATCGCAGATCTGATAGTGGCGTATCCGTTGTTGGGCGTTACGATAAAAAACTACGCTAAAGTCCATCTGTCGCATCACAAATTTTATTTCACCAACAAAGATCCCGATCACTTGCGGAAGGCCGGGGTAGATTGGGCCTTTCCGATGTCTTCTCTGCATCTTGCCAAACTTATTTTAAGCGATATCGTGGGCTTGAGCTTTATTAAGCTCCTGAGAGGAAAGCGTCACGAAAGCACGAAGCTTTTTCAACGACCACATCCTTCTCCCCTATGGTTACGATACCTCTTTTATTTGGTAATAGCGGGATTGTTGACCTATACGGGAACGTGGAATATTTTTGTGATGTACTGGGTGGTACCGTTACTCACGGTTTTTCCCCTTATCGTCCGCTTGGGTGCGATTAGCGAGCACGTTTACAATATGCCCGGAGCAAGTGTCATCGAGTCCTCGCCACTAATTATTCAAAAATGGTGGGAAAAGCTTTTATTGCCCAACCTCAATTTTACATTCCACGCATATCACCATTTTTACCCAGGGGTGGCATGGCTCAATTTACCCAGAATACATGATATCTTCAAGCGCGAGAAGCTGGTAAATGAATCAAATGTATTTTACGGATACTGGGCCTACCTGAAATACCTGCAATCTTCCCAACAGAAACCTGTAACTTTAGCTGGATCATCCAGTCGCGGCACCCGCGGTGCATAG
- a CDS encoding ammonium transporter, translating to MKKKLCLTLCGVANLFLLCFSAWASESGAGFELNEARQVAQYNYVIHILAMLLVGFGFLMVFVRRYGFGATTGTYLVVAVGLPLYMLLRANGIFAHEIAPNTIKALLFAEFAVAAALIAMGAVLGRLRVFQYALLALFLIPAYLMNEWLVLDNGMGLTKGYQDTAGSVIIHAFGAYFGLGLSLALTTARQRSQPIESDATSDRFAMLGSMVLWIFWPSFATAIVPFEEMPQTVVNTVLALCGATLSTYFLSTYFHKGKTSMVDMANAALAGGVAIGSTCNIVSPTGAFAIGLLAGAVSVIGYVFIQPRLEAHFKIIDTCGVHNLHGMPGLLGALTAIVVMPGIAAAQFIGIIFSVVFAFVTGLIAGAAIKATGTTRLAYEDSEEFAHCETPDIENIELEVETRT from the coding sequence ATGAAAAAAAAACTCTGCTTGACGCTGTGTGGTGTAGCTAATCTGTTTCTGCTGTGTTTCAGCGCTTGGGCGAGCGAGAGCGGCGCTGGTTTCGAGCTCAATGAGGCTCGGCAAGTGGCTCAGTATAATTATGTTATTCACATCCTGGCGATGTTGCTGGTGGGTTTCGGTTTTCTGATGGTATTCGTCAGGAGATACGGGTTTGGCGCCACGACCGGCACTTATCTTGTGGTAGCCGTCGGCCTTCCCCTTTACATGCTCCTGCGCGCAAATGGTATTTTTGCGCATGAAATTGCTCCGAACACAATCAAGGCGCTCCTGTTTGCCGAATTCGCCGTGGCTGCCGCGCTCATTGCCATGGGAGCCGTACTGGGACGTCTACGGGTTTTTCAATATGCATTACTGGCACTTTTCCTCATTCCGGCGTATCTGATGAACGAATGGCTGGTACTGGACAATGGGATGGGTTTGACTAAAGGTTATCAGGATACTGCCGGATCAGTCATCATCCATGCCTTTGGTGCTTATTTTGGCTTGGGATTATCCCTCGCATTGACCACCGCGCGACAACGCAGTCAACCGATTGAATCAGACGCCACCTCTGATCGCTTTGCCATGCTCGGCTCCATGGTATTGTGGATTTTCTGGCCAAGCTTCGCCACAGCCATTGTTCCTTTTGAAGAGATGCCGCAAACCGTCGTCAACACGGTACTTGCGTTATGCGGCGCCACCCTCAGCACCTATTTCCTGAGCACGTATTTTCACAAGGGAAAAACGTCAATGGTCGACATGGCAAATGCGGCCCTGGCTGGAGGAGTAGCCATAGGATCGACATGCAATATTGTCTCACCGACAGGCGCTTTCGCAATCGGCCTGCTGGCCGGCGCTGTCAGCGTCATCGGTTATGTGTTTATCCAGCCCAGGCTGGAAGCACACTTCAAAATCATCGACACCTGCGGCGTCCATAATCTTCACGGAATGCCTGGATTGTTGGGTGCATTGACTGCCATCGTGGTGATGCCCGGTATCGCGGCTGCTCAGTTCATCGGCATTATCTTCAGTGTCGTGTTCGCCTTCGTGACCGGACTCATCGCCGGTGCGGCGATCAAAGCCACAGGCACTACGCGACTGGCCTATGAGGATAGTGAGGAATTCGCTCACTGTGAAACGCCGGATATCGAGAATATAGAACTCGAAGTCGAGACACGAACCTGA
- a CDS encoding ABC transporter permease, translating to MAVGAVTFGIMALILANGFIEWIFFDFRESTIKSQSGHLQIVRPGYHDSGKANPFAFLLPDAVPELETPGEPHQIKSIVPRISFSGLISHDEATISFIGDGDDPRRQRDFGDGLRISAGKNLSAGDPLGIIIGEGLAHNLGVDVGDKVVLLATTASRGTNAVEVTIRGLFSTVTKSYDDAALRIPIETARRLLRTEGSHVWAVMLNDTAQTDSMLASLRSRLQKDLEIVPWYALADFYNKTVTLFTKQIHGIRLIIAVIIILSITNTMTMSVMERIGEIGTSLALGVKRAGVMRLFVSEGVLIGCIGGIFGVLLGLLFAYIISSIGIPMPPPPGMTHGYTGQILVTWETIRDSLALAIGATLIASIYPALRASQMQIVDALRHNR from the coding sequence ATGGCGGTAGGCGCTGTTACGTTTGGCATCATGGCGCTCATCCTGGCGAATGGTTTTATTGAATGGATTTTTTTTGATTTTCGGGAATCCACAATCAAATCGCAATCAGGTCATCTGCAGATCGTGCGCCCAGGCTATCACGATTCGGGGAAAGCGAACCCCTTCGCCTTTCTGCTTCCCGACGCCGTACCTGAACTGGAAACGCCAGGCGAACCACATCAAATCAAGTCAATTGTTCCCCGGATCTCCTTCAGCGGCCTCATCAGCCATGATGAAGCCACCATCTCATTCATTGGTGACGGTGATGATCCCAGGCGACAGCGGGATTTTGGTGATGGCCTGCGAATCTCGGCTGGCAAAAACCTTTCTGCCGGCGATCCATTGGGTATCATCATCGGAGAAGGGCTTGCGCACAATCTCGGCGTCGATGTTGGCGATAAGGTTGTTTTACTGGCTACCACAGCGTCAAGAGGAACAAACGCGGTGGAGGTGACCATTCGCGGCCTCTTCTCCACCGTGACGAAATCTTATGATGATGCCGCTCTACGCATACCCATCGAAACAGCTCGACGCTTGCTTCGCACGGAGGGATCCCATGTTTGGGCGGTAATGCTGAATGACACTGCACAAACCGATAGCATGCTTGCAAGCTTACGCTCCAGGCTGCAAAAGGACCTGGAGATCGTTCCATGGTATGCGTTGGCAGACTTCTACAATAAGACGGTGACACTGTTCACCAAGCAAATCCATGGGATCAGATTGATCATTGCCGTTATCATCATTCTCAGCATTACCAACACGATGACTATGAGCGTAATGGAGCGGATCGGCGAAATCGGCACGTCGCTGGCGCTCGGCGTAAAACGCGCAGGCGTCATGCGCCTGTTCGTGAGTGAAGGAGTGCTTATCGGCTGCATAGGCGGCATATTCGGTGTGCTGCTGGGCCTTTTGTTCGCGTACATAATCTCCAGTATCGGAATTCCCATGCCGCCGCCACCCGGCATGACGCATGGGTACACAGGACAGATCCTGGTAACGTGGGAGACCATACGGGATTCGCTGGCGCTTGCCATCGGCGCCACACTGATTGCAAGTATCTACCCAGCCTTGCGGGCGTCGCAAATGCAGATTGTCGATGCTTTGCGACATAACCGGTAG
- a CDS encoding DUF1302 family protein — MIKNDVQFFEAEDEPLYLPMSLSISTSLIRFAEQSDEDVAVSEKSSDEIEVNSRESLFGEAVAPTPPPETVWSTLITGWKGFSQLEIADNYSSPQHFSKAKLRTELSRTGRFNENIKWKISGRFDYDAAYDLSDFYPSAVRHDQRYQFFVRENYLDVSAGDFDFRVGRQHVIWGEMVGLFFADVVSARDMREFLLPTFDIMRIPQWAVRAEYSKNDTHAEVLWIPAPTIDESGKPGADFYPGPLRGMASFVGEDRSGRNIGNSNYGFRLSQLIRGWDISAFYYHSLDVAPTFYRVSALTEPLVFQPRHDEIDQVGATVTKDFGTVVFKGEMVYTDGRKFNVMTPAAINGLAKQNTLDYALGLDFNLPAETRLNLQFYQRVFFSYNPTGFTDRVENGASILLNGKLWRNVEAQALLIHSLNRNDWMFRPRLTWNFERNWRAAVGADIFGGQSTGFFGRFEHNDRAYTELRYSF, encoded by the coding sequence ATGATCAAAAATGATGTTCAATTTTTTGAGGCTGAAGATGAACCCTTATACTTACCGATGTCTCTATCCATATCCACATCATTAATCCGATTTGCCGAGCAAAGTGACGAGGATGTCGCTGTTTCCGAAAAATCGAGCGATGAAATTGAAGTCAATTCCCGAGAATCATTATTTGGCGAGGCTGTGGCGCCAACCCCTCCCCCCGAGACCGTCTGGAGCACGCTCATTACCGGCTGGAAGGGGTTTTCGCAGCTCGAAATCGCAGATAACTATAGTAGCCCCCAGCATTTTTCCAAGGCAAAGCTGAGAACCGAGTTATCGCGCACCGGGCGATTCAACGAAAACATAAAATGGAAGATAAGTGGTCGATTTGACTATGATGCCGCCTACGACTTATCGGATTTCTATCCGTCTGCAGTGCGGCACGACCAACGTTATCAATTCTTCGTGCGCGAAAACTATCTTGATGTTTCAGCGGGCGATTTTGATTTTCGCGTCGGCCGACAACACGTAATATGGGGTGAGATGGTGGGCCTGTTTTTCGCGGATGTGGTGTCCGCCAGAGATATGCGTGAATTCCTTCTGCCTACGTTCGATATCATGCGCATCCCGCAATGGGCGGTGCGCGCTGAATACTCGAAGAATGACACGCATGCTGAGGTGCTGTGGATCCCGGCGCCCACTATCGATGAAAGCGGTAAGCCGGGCGCCGATTTCTATCCTGGCCCGCTGCGGGGCATGGCCTCTTTCGTCGGTGAAGACCGTTCGGGACGAAACATCGGCAACTCGAATTATGGGTTCCGCTTATCCCAGCTTATACGTGGTTGGGATATCTCCGCATTCTATTATCACAGCCTTGATGTCGCTCCGACGTTTTATCGTGTCAGCGCACTGACCGAGCCGCTGGTTTTTCAGCCGCGACATGACGAAATCGATCAGGTTGGCGCAACCGTTACGAAGGATTTCGGCACAGTAGTGTTTAAGGGTGAAATGGTTTATACGGATGGGCGCAAATTCAATGTGATGACACCTGCCGCAATAAATGGCCTGGCCAAACAGAATACCCTCGATTACGCGCTCGGCCTGGATTTCAATTTGCCTGCTGAAACCCGTTTGAATCTACAGTTTTATCAGCGTGTTTTCTTTTCGTATAATCCGACGGGTTTTACCGACAGGGTGGAGAACGGGGCCAGCATTCTACTTAATGGAAAGCTCTGGCGCAATGTGGAAGCGCAAGCCTTACTGATACATAGCTTGAATCGTAACGACTGGATGTTCCGGCCACGGTTAACCTGGAATTTCGAGAGAAATTGGCGCGCGGCGGTGGGGGCGGATATTTTTGGAGGGCAATCCACCGGATTCTTTGGCCGTTTTGAACACAATGATCGTGCCTATACGGAGTTGCGTTATTCATTCTGA
- a CDS encoding outer membrane lipoprotein-sorting protein, producing the protein MFGAIAPVQSDDARLARDILEQSDQIRFPRESFQVDVSVVTTAPDQPADMHKFRVLSKGNENSVVMTTEPASERGQILLMKGRDLWIFMPSVSQPVRLSLSQRLTGQVANGDLARANFTGDYIPTILRTDNIGGEKYWVLELIGVDRSVTYHKVLYWVRQSNFWPHRAEFYSLSNRMLKTSRYENFEMSLGKLRPTRLVMEDALRQGEESVLEYSGMKLRDLPDKTFTKDYLKKLDQ; encoded by the coding sequence ATGTTTGGAGCCATTGCTCCCGTCCAATCCGATGACGCGAGGCTAGCCCGTGATATATTGGAACAGTCGGACCAGATACGCTTTCCGCGCGAAAGCTTCCAGGTGGACGTCTCCGTTGTGACCACGGCACCCGACCAACCAGCAGACATGCATAAGTTCCGGGTTTTATCCAAAGGCAATGAAAACAGTGTGGTTATGACTACGGAACCCGCTTCCGAGCGCGGCCAGATCTTATTGATGAAAGGGCGCGATCTCTGGATATTCATGCCCAGCGTTTCGCAACCCGTGCGCCTATCCTTGTCGCAACGCCTTACAGGCCAGGTCGCCAATGGCGATCTGGCTCGCGCGAATTTTACCGGTGACTATATTCCCACGATTCTGCGCACCGACAACATCGGCGGCGAGAAGTACTGGGTACTGGAACTCATCGGAGTTGATCGAAGCGTCACGTATCATAAAGTCTTGTACTGGGTACGGCAATCAAACTTCTGGCCCCATCGCGCGGAATTCTACTCGCTATCCAATCGCATGCTCAAAACCAGCCGCTACGAGAATTTTGAGATGAGTCTTGGAAAACTCCGGCCTACGCGCCTGGTAATGGAAGATGCGCTACGGCAGGGTGAAGAGTCCGTGCTCGAATACTCGGGAATGAAACTGCGCGACCTGCCCGACAAGACTTTTACCAAGGATTATCTAAAAAAACTCGATCAATGA
- a CDS encoding PEP-CTERM/exosortase system-associated acyltransferase has protein sequence MFLPEIFNLGNVFKQYFEIVPAYSSKLKDEVYRLRHKVYCEDLKYEPIQADKREVDEHDSYSLHLLMRSIKTNEFVGCTRIVRPRLENPQHPLPFEVTCSGMLDRSIMDPIQLQRHSMAEVSRLAVISSYRRRKDEANRAISISNDDFGTSKQPRFPFIPVGLYLGTTELARINGITTLFVLAEQRQVTHFSKLGVKLHVVGKPVEHRGPRVPAVMNVNDIIVNMRTFFRPLYQTIAADIKRNMSQ, from the coding sequence ATGTTTTTGCCAGAAATTTTCAATCTGGGCAATGTTTTCAAACAGTATTTTGAAATTGTACCGGCATACTCGAGCAAACTGAAGGATGAAGTGTATCGATTACGACATAAGGTTTATTGTGAAGATCTGAAATATGAGCCGATTCAAGCGGATAAACGGGAAGTCGATGAACATGACTCCTATTCGCTGCATCTGCTGATGCGCAGTATAAAGACAAACGAGTTCGTGGGTTGTACCCGTATTGTCCGTCCCCGTCTTGAAAATCCGCAGCACCCTTTGCCTTTCGAAGTGACCTGTTCAGGTATGCTTGATCGATCTATCATGGATCCTATCCAGCTACAGCGTCACAGTATGGCCGAAGTGTCTCGCCTTGCGGTTATAAGCAGTTATCGCAGGCGCAAAGATGAAGCAAACCGGGCAATCAGCATCTCGAATGACGACTTTGGCACGTCGAAGCAACCACGTTTTCCATTTATCCCCGTTGGGTTATATCTCGGCACCACAGAACTCGCGCGCATCAACGGAATCACTACGCTGTTCGTCCTGGCGGAGCAGCGGCAGGTCACACATTTCAGCAAACTGGGCGTCAAACTTCATGTCGTGGGTAAGCCGGTAGAACATCGAGGTCCACGTGTGCCCGCCGTCATGAATGTCAACGACATCATCGTCAATATGCGTACTTTCTTTCGCCCGCTTTATCAAACTATAGCGGCGGATATCAAGAGAAACATGTCACAGTAA
- a CDS encoding ThiF family adenylyltransferase, producing the protein MFDYDAAFNRNIGWVTEAEQLLLRQKRVAIAGMGGVGGGHLLTLARLGIGTFHVADFDTFEIANFNRQAGAVMSSLEQPKVHVLAQMARDINPELNIVQFPEGITSSNVNDFLKDIDIYVDGLDFFAMDARRAVFAACFDLGIPAVTAAPLGMGAAVLVFLPGGISFEQYFCLEGCDEEEMAVRFLLGLSPAMLQRGYLADPSRVDFKNRKSPSTIAACQICAGCAATDVLKILLDRGGTVSAPRGYHFDAYRNRYVTTWRPGGNKNILQRIGLWIARRHLARIKAGKSPA; encoded by the coding sequence ATTTTTGATTACGACGCCGCTTTTAACCGAAATATCGGCTGGGTCACAGAAGCTGAGCAATTACTTCTTCGCCAAAAGCGGGTAGCTATCGCCGGAATGGGAGGTGTGGGTGGCGGGCACTTGCTTACATTGGCAAGGCTGGGGATCGGAACGTTCCATGTTGCCGATTTTGACACTTTTGAAATCGCCAACTTCAACCGGCAAGCAGGTGCGGTGATGTCGTCGCTTGAGCAGCCTAAAGTGCACGTGCTGGCGCAGATGGCACGCGACATCAACCCTGAATTAAACATCGTGCAATTTCCGGAAGGTATAACCTCGTCAAACGTAAATGATTTTCTGAAGGATATCGATATTTATGTAGACGGCCTGGACTTCTTCGCCATGGACGCACGCCGGGCGGTTTTTGCGGCCTGCTTCGATTTGGGTATCCCCGCAGTTACTGCGGCCCCACTTGGCATGGGAGCAGCAGTGCTTGTGTTTTTGCCGGGTGGAATATCTTTCGAACAGTATTTTTGCCTGGAGGGTTGTGACGAAGAAGAGATGGCAGTTCGCTTTCTGCTCGGTCTCTCACCTGCCATGTTACAGCGCGGTTACCTTGCCGACCCGTCTCGAGTAGATTTCAAGAATCGGAAAAGCCCCTCTACTATCGCGGCCTGTCAGATCTGCGCCGGGTGTGCGGCTACTGACGTACTGAAGATTCTACTCGACCGTGGCGGGACCGTTTCCGCTCCACGGGGCTATCACTTCGATGCGTACCGCAATCGATACGTGACAACTTGGCGACCGGGAGGCAATAAAAATATTCTACAGCGTATTGGCCTGTGGATAGCTCGTCGGCATCTCGCACGCATAAAGGCCGGAAAAAGCCCTGCCTGA
- a CDS encoding ABC transporter permease, with protein sequence MFRLALRNILRQKLHTAMTLAAIICGVAGLIVAGGWINDVFVQLSEALIHSQSGHLQVYKKGFFAAGSRTPEKYLIEEPDTVRQQIATNTGVVDVMARLYFSGLLSNGRSDLPVIAEGVEAGPEAVLGSSVSITSGRQLNDKDAFGIMLGYGVAQGLKLKPGDHVTLLANALEGALNSIDLEVVGVFQSFSNDYDARAIKIPLIAAQELLGTQSVNAFVIMVHKTEDTDLVKTMLAAQLDQSGLEIKTWIELNDFYEKTVEMYKGQFGVLQLIILVMVLLSVANSVNMSIFDRTGEFGTMMALGNRRRHIFRLIMIESILLGVIGSAVGLVLGIVLALIISAIGIPMPPPPNANLGYTAHIQIILQVLLVSCAVGIGATILAAILPARRVSRTPIVEALRQNF encoded by the coding sequence ATGTTCAGATTGGCGTTACGTAATATCCTCAGGCAGAAATTACACACTGCCATGACTTTGGCTGCGATCATATGCGGCGTGGCCGGATTGATCGTTGCAGGTGGCTGGATAAACGATGTTTTCGTGCAGCTATCCGAAGCCCTTATCCATTCACAGTCGGGGCATCTGCAGGTATACAAAAAGGGCTTTTTTGCTGCAGGATCGCGCACACCGGAAAAATACCTGATAGAAGAACCCGACACAGTCAGGCAACAGATCGCCACCAACACAGGCGTTGTCGATGTAATGGCCCGGTTGTACTTTTCCGGGTTGCTCAGCAATGGCCGTAGCGACCTGCCGGTCATCGCTGAAGGCGTAGAGGCGGGACCAGAAGCAGTACTTGGGAGTTCCGTCTCGATTACCTCTGGGCGCCAATTGAACGATAAGGATGCTTTCGGAATCATGCTCGGATATGGTGTGGCTCAGGGGCTGAAATTGAAGCCCGGTGACCATGTCACATTACTTGCAAATGCGCTCGAGGGCGCATTGAACAGCATCGATCTGGAAGTAGTCGGCGTATTCCAGAGCTTCTCGAATGATTATGACGCGCGGGCGATAAAAATCCCTCTCATCGCGGCCCAGGAATTGCTCGGAACGCAAAGCGTGAACGCATTCGTCATAATGGTGCATAAAACAGAGGATACCGATCTTGTAAAGACCATGCTAGCGGCGCAACTCGACCAATCCGGCCTGGAGATCAAAACCTGGATTGAACTGAACGATTTCTACGAGAAAACAGTAGAAATGTACAAGGGTCAGTTCGGTGTTCTGCAACTGATAATTCTCGTCATGGTTTTATTGAGCGTTGCCAACAGCGTAAACATGAGCATCTTCGACCGGACCGGAGAGTTCGGTACCATGATGGCGCTGGGCAACCGGAGGCGTCATATATTTCGGCTGATCATGATCGAAAGCATATTGCTCGGCGTAATCGGCAGCGCTGTCGGGCTTGTACTCGGTATAGTGCTGGCGCTTATTATCTCTGCAATTGGTATTCCGATGCCGCCACCGCCGAACGCCAATCTCGGGTATACGGCCCATATTCAGATTATTCTGCAAGTATTACTGGTATCCTGTGCCGTTGGCATCGGAGCCACAATTCTGGCTGCCATCCTTCCGGCACGGCGCGTTTCCCGCACGCCGATCGTTGAAGCTCTGAGACAGAATTTCTGA